A window of Neisseria canis contains these coding sequences:
- a CDS encoding DMT family transporter, which produces MRLVFGIVFSLLWSSAFIAGKYCLEYLPPLDVLSLRFLLAAALLFALCWWVKRSGRGGSGWADKHLWLHGMALGMLNYVLYLGFSYTGLQTVPPELVVLLVSTMPFVTTLAVSCVKRKWSWLQWLAISLGFLGVYIVLSVRMPETGWSIGIVWVVLGMLALAGGTLFYQFTASLHQALPLTGIQNLFGGLILLPFSNPLQWPAAMAEPVFALSLWYQVVVVSGVAMVMWFQLVRWFGSDNASAFHLLNPIFASVLAWWFFGSDLGMADAAGTVLVVLALGMLNRIRRKVG; this is translated from the coding sequence ATGCGATTGGTCTTCGGCATTGTGTTTAGTTTGTTGTGGTCGTCTGCCTTTATTGCCGGTAAATACTGTTTGGAATATCTGCCGCCGCTGGATGTGTTGAGCTTGCGTTTTTTGCTGGCGGCCGCGCTGCTTTTTGCGCTTTGTTGGTGGGTAAAACGCAGCGGGCGGGGCGGCAGCGGTTGGGCGGATAAGCACTTGTGGCTGCACGGTATGGCTTTGGGCATGTTGAATTATGTGCTGTACCTCGGCTTTTCCTACACCGGGCTTCAAACGGTACCGCCCGAGCTGGTGGTGCTTTTGGTTTCGACCATGCCTTTTGTAACCACGCTTGCGGTGTCTTGCGTGAAGCGTAAATGGTCTTGGTTGCAGTGGTTGGCGATCAGCTTGGGATTTTTGGGCGTGTATATTGTGTTGTCGGTAAGAATGCCGGAAACGGGCTGGAGCATCGGTATTGTGTGGGTTGTGCTCGGCATGTTGGCGTTGGCCGGCGGCACGCTGTTTTACCAGTTCACAGCTTCCCTCCATCAGGCCTTGCCGCTTACTGGCATTCAGAATCTGTTCGGCGGGCTGATTTTGCTGCCTTTTTCCAATCCGCTGCAATGGCCTGCCGCTATGGCAGAGCCGGTGTTTGCGTTGTCGCTTTGGTATCAGGTGGTTGTGGTGTCCGGTGTGGCGATGGTAATGTGGTTTCAGCTGGTGCGCTGGTTCGGCTCGGACAATGCTTCGGCTTTTCATTTGCTCAACCCTATTTTTGCCTCTGTGTTGGCTTGGTGGTTTTTCGGTTCGGATTTGGGTATGGCCGATGCTGCGGGCACGGTGTTGGTGGTGCTGGCTTTGGGTATGCTCAACCGGATCAGGCGCAAGGTGGGATGA
- a CDS encoding ArsR/SmtB family transcription factor, producing MRLRLNLPAPHHAVRKPYNACLKKGNLMSLAHHFTHTAHLIGHPSRALMLDALIGREELSATELAAAAGITAQTASVHLSKLLHGGLISMKQQGRSRLYRISNSGIMAALQQLAMLVPQEQRSAPHHSHTLRVCYGHMAGRIAIEISRALSNAGLIELDEKNDRFNLTDKGLNWLTGLDIDIREYPPYTAACMDWTEKSPHLAGWLGHELLAAFVARGYVYQPSHETRFLQLTESGQRYVNQLKNRAD from the coding sequence ATGCGTTTAAGATTAAACCTGCCTGCGCCGCACCACGCCGTCAGAAAACCTTATAATGCCTGTCTGAAAAAAGGGAACCTCATGTCACTCGCCCATCATTTCACCCACACTGCCCACCTAATCGGCCACCCCAGTCGTGCTTTGATGCTCGACGCTTTAATCGGCCGCGAAGAATTAAGCGCAACCGAATTGGCAGCCGCCGCCGGCATTACCGCGCAAACCGCCAGCGTACATTTAAGCAAGCTGCTCCACGGCGGGCTGATCAGCATGAAGCAGCAAGGCAGAAGCCGCCTATACCGAATCAGCAACTCGGGCATCATGGCTGCCTTGCAGCAGCTTGCCATGCTCGTGCCGCAAGAGCAGCGTTCGGCACCGCACCACAGCCACACCCTGCGCGTATGCTACGGCCATATGGCAGGCAGAATCGCCATAGAAATCAGCCGCGCACTCAGCAATGCCGGATTAATCGAACTGGATGAGAAAAACGACCGCTTCAACCTTACCGATAAAGGGTTAAACTGGCTGACCGGTTTGGATATCGACATCCGCGAATATCCGCCCTACACGGCCGCCTGCATGGATTGGACGGAAAAATCCCCCCATTTGGCAGGCTGGCTGGGACATGAACTGCTCGCTGCATTTGTGGCCAGAGGCTATGTTTACCAGCCGTCGCACGAAACACGTTTTCTGCAACTAACCGAATCCGGGCAGCGTTATGTGAACCAACTTAAAAACCGGGCGGATTAA
- a CDS encoding DMT family transporter, translating to MHWLFLALAIVSEVFGSSMLKMSNGFTKLWPTIGMGLGFALSFYALSLALRAIPLGMAYAIWAGVGLVLTCLVSVVFFGQKVDAPGIVGIGLILAGVLVLNTLSRMNGH from the coding sequence ATGCATTGGCTTTTTCTTGCACTGGCCATCGTGAGTGAGGTGTTCGGCTCCTCAATGTTGAAGATGAGTAACGGATTCACGAAGTTATGGCCGACCATAGGTATGGGCTTGGGATTTGCCCTGTCGTTTTATGCGCTTTCGCTGGCTTTGAGGGCCATCCCTTTGGGTATGGCTTATGCCATTTGGGCAGGTGTGGGGCTGGTGCTGACTTGTTTGGTAAGCGTGGTGTTTTTCGGGCAGAAAGTGGATGCGCCCGGAATCGTCGGTATCGGGTTGATTTTGGCGGGCGTATTGGTTTTGAACACGCTTTCTCGTATGAACGGACATTAA
- a CDS encoding META domain-containing protein, whose translation MNKLPLIASAALLLAACTTPQATKQVSDNPAQIKRVWMLVEMEGFSRDQLTAAKAKMDWTKLPRIHAYMGCNQLMFSAETMDDTGRIGFSSAAATRMYCGPAMQLEQTFLNKLDSINSYTVQGHELILNSPQGKPMRFIAEDWD comes from the coding sequence ATGAACAAGCTTCCCCTAATTGCTTCCGCCGCCCTTCTTCTTGCAGCCTGCACCACACCGCAAGCGACCAAGCAGGTTTCCGACAATCCGGCTCAAATCAAACGCGTGTGGATGCTGGTTGAAATGGAAGGCTTCAGCCGCGACCAGCTTACTGCCGCCAAAGCCAAAATGGACTGGACAAAATTACCTCGAATACATGCCTACATGGGCTGCAATCAATTGATGTTCAGCGCGGAAACAATGGACGATACAGGCCGAATCGGTTTCAGCAGCGCAGCGGCCACCCGAATGTATTGCGGGCCGGCCATGCAGCTGGAGCAAACCTTTTTAAACAAACTCGACAGCATCAACAGCTACACCGTACAAGGGCACGAATTGATTTTAAACAGCCCGCAAGGCAAACCCATGCGCTTCATTGCAGAGGATTGGGATTGA
- a CDS encoding TolC family protein, with product MRNTVLPLLCLPFLAPLPLYAAPLAEELPVIPHTEQENNEPSRSSALSFQEARSELMAQSPKLAAAQAFESARLLQSEAAKGLGGPSLVLDASASRYRVRGDVDVDDIKQHALDRGGNSASLSGIDPSISSLLNNTANRISSGIPDEIVYDKRGSSSNASLIAIWPVYNGGSTKAVKNLLKARADEAVADTSLTANELSSTLTERYFGTQLARMAAGLHDQSVRTIARYDHTAKRAFEEGLIAKVERLEAQAAFENAKRDAEKAHNDAILAETALRRLLKRNAPVRQTTPIFILTKPIEPVEYFQDLASTNHPGFKKVNAKKHQAEAVHKAGQARYMPNVNLFGAYQTREKGSWVAGVNMSWTLYSQIDRRKMSSASMQQIIQAEQSDEELRENIMLLVEKHWRNVENARNDYIRRGSNVNLAKEVLRLKKAGLREGVNTVADLMKAETEFAKAETERAKAANDYVQSLAKLLESSGVPERLTDYERKADVKLLMKPK from the coding sequence ATGAGAAACACCGTTTTACCTTTACTTTGCCTGCCTTTTCTCGCACCGCTCCCGCTCTATGCAGCGCCGCTGGCTGAAGAGCTGCCCGTTATCCCACACACAGAGCAGGAAAACAACGAACCAAGCCGTTCAAGCGCATTGAGCTTTCAAGAAGCTCGGTCGGAATTAATGGCACAATCGCCCAAACTTGCCGCCGCCCAAGCTTTTGAATCAGCACGCCTGCTGCAAAGCGAAGCAGCCAAAGGATTGGGCGGCCCCAGCTTGGTATTGGACGCATCAGCCTCCAGATACCGCGTGCGCGGAGACGTGGATGTGGACGACATCAAACAGCACGCCCTAGACCGTGGCGGCAACAGCGCATCTTTAAGCGGTATAGACCCTTCCATTTCCTCTTTGCTGAACAACACGGCAAACCGCATTTCCTCAGGGATACCCGACGAAATCGTCTACGATAAACGGGGCAGCAGCAGCAATGCTTCGCTCATCGCCATTTGGCCCGTCTACAACGGCGGCTCCACCAAAGCCGTGAAAAATCTTCTGAAAGCCCGTGCCGACGAAGCAGTTGCCGACACCTCGCTTACCGCCAACGAATTAAGCAGCACATTAACCGAACGCTATTTCGGCACCCAGCTTGCGCGCATGGCCGCCGGCCTGCACGACCAGTCCGTGCGCACCATTGCCCGTTACGACCACACCGCCAAACGGGCTTTCGAGGAAGGCTTGATTGCCAAAGTCGAGCGCTTGGAAGCACAAGCTGCGTTTGAAAATGCCAAACGCGATGCCGAAAAAGCGCATAACGATGCCATATTGGCCGAAACCGCCTTGCGCCGCCTGCTCAAACGCAATGCCCCCGTCCGACAAACCACCCCGATTTTCATCCTCACCAAGCCCATAGAGCCGGTCGAATATTTTCAAGATTTGGCTTCAACCAACCATCCCGGCTTTAAAAAAGTCAATGCCAAAAAGCATCAGGCCGAAGCCGTCCATAAGGCCGGCCAGGCACGCTATATGCCCAATGTCAATTTGTTCGGCGCTTATCAAACGCGCGAAAAAGGCAGTTGGGTAGCCGGCGTCAATATGAGCTGGACACTCTACAGCCAAATCGACCGCCGCAAAATGAGCAGTGCGTCAATGCAGCAGATTATCCAGGCCGAGCAAAGCGATGAAGAATTGCGCGAAAACATCATGTTGCTGGTGGAAAAACATTGGCGCAATGTGGAAAACGCCCGCAACGACTACATCCGCCGCGGCAGCAACGTCAACCTCGCCAAAGAAGTACTCCGTTTGAAAAAAGCCGGGCTGCGGGAAGGCGTTAACACCGTAGCCGATTTAATGAAAGCCGAAACCGAGTTTGCCAAAGCGGAAACCGAACGCGCAAAAGCCGCCAACGACTATGTGCAGTCGCTGGCCAAACTGCTCGAAAGCAGCGGCGTGCCCGAACGGCTTACCGATTACGAGCGCAAAGCCGACGTAAAATTATTGATGAAACCCAAGTGA
- a CDS encoding HlyD family secretion protein, translating to MTKSENKTHSTALVIVLVILVCIIAYGVWLAAKPEPVVLQGQMDAQETDIAAKVPGRISRILVKEGENIEAGTQLIEMDSPEITAKIKQAKAAQEAAEAVARKAEHGARPQEIEMARAQWKRAQAAADLAETSYRRVQNLADEGLMSRQKRDEAYTNFVASREQAAAAKAQYDMAKTGARTEDKEAAEAQAKQVAAKVEEAEVAQNEANLKSPIKGQVADVMVEEGTIVPQGVPVVTLVDLKDQWVVLNVREDYLAAFSLGKEFEGTIPALGDNPVRFKVFASKVLADYATWRATRNNDGFDMRTFEIKARPVQPQNNIRPGMSVLVPLTQ from the coding sequence ATGACAAAAAGTGAAAACAAAACCCACTCTACCGCCCTGGTTATCGTATTGGTGATTTTGGTGTGCATCATCGCCTACGGCGTGTGGCTGGCTGCCAAGCCCGAACCGGTTGTGTTACAAGGCCAGATGGATGCGCAAGAAACCGATATTGCCGCCAAAGTACCCGGCCGGATCAGCAGGATTTTGGTAAAAGAAGGAGAAAACATCGAAGCCGGCACACAGCTGATTGAAATGGACAGCCCCGAAATCACAGCCAAAATCAAACAAGCCAAAGCCGCGCAGGAAGCCGCCGAAGCAGTGGCACGCAAAGCCGAACACGGCGCACGCCCGCAGGAAATCGAAATGGCTCGCGCCCAATGGAAACGCGCACAAGCCGCTGCCGATCTTGCCGAAACCTCTTACCGCCGCGTGCAGAACCTGGCCGATGAAGGCTTGATGTCGCGCCAAAAACGCGACGAAGCCTACACCAACTTCGTTGCCAGCCGCGAACAGGCCGCCGCCGCCAAAGCACAATACGATATGGCAAAAACAGGCGCACGCACCGAAGATAAGGAAGCCGCCGAAGCACAAGCCAAACAGGTAGCCGCCAAAGTGGAAGAAGCCGAAGTGGCGCAAAACGAAGCCAACTTAAAAAGCCCGATTAAAGGCCAAGTGGCAGATGTGATGGTAGAAGAAGGCACCATCGTACCCCAAGGCGTACCAGTGGTAACGCTGGTCGATTTAAAAGACCAGTGGGTGGTATTGAACGTACGCGAAGATTATTTGGCAGCTTTCTCTTTGGGCAAAGAATTCGAAGGCACCATTCCCGCACTCGGCGACAATCCGGTGCGTTTCAAAGTGTTCGCCAGCAAAGTGCTGGCCGACTACGCTACATGGCGTGCCACACGAAACAACGACGGCTTTGATATGCGCACTTTCGAAATCAAAGCCCGCCCTGTCCAACCGCAAAACAATATCCGCCCCGGCATGAGCGTGTTAGTACCTCTGACGCAATAA
- a CDS encoding lipocalin family protein has protein sequence MKFKLSVFLGLALTAMIARGSESSDLQTVERVDVARYMGTWYEIARLPMPFQKQCAADVTATYTLNADTTIKVVNRCRQADGSWSEAEGLARAQNESNSKLKVSFLPKVLRWLPVGKAPYWIMALDEEYENVMVGQPDRKYLWLLSRQPHMDEETYQSYLTQAKSQGYDLSNLIRTRHH, from the coding sequence ATGAAATTTAAGTTGTCCGTTTTTCTGGGATTGGCATTAACAGCCATGATTGCGCGTGGCTCAGAGTCTTCCGATTTGCAAACTGTCGAACGGGTAGATGTGGCAAGATACATGGGCACATGGTATGAAATTGCACGCCTACCGATGCCTTTTCAAAAACAATGTGCCGCTGATGTAACAGCCACTTATACTTTGAATGCAGATACAACCATTAAAGTTGTTAATCGCTGCAGGCAGGCGGATGGGAGTTGGTCGGAAGCAGAAGGGCTTGCCCGTGCGCAAAATGAATCCAACAGCAAGCTGAAGGTTTCTTTCCTGCCCAAAGTCCTACGCTGGTTGCCCGTTGGTAAAGCCCCTTATTGGATTATGGCCTTGGATGAGGAATATGAAAACGTAATGGTTGGTCAGCCGGACAGAAAATATTTATGGCTCCTCTCCCGCCAACCGCATATGGATGAAGAAACTTACCAATCTTATCTAACCCAAGCTAAATCGCAAGGCTATGATTTGTCAAATTTAATACGCACCCGGCATCATTGA
- the ribBA gene encoding bifunctional 3,4-dihydroxy-2-butanone-4-phosphate synthase/GTP cyclohydrolase II — translation MNLADLRRKNLRLWIDRLHQGRQSLFAAETGINQGELSTLLKNKPFGERKARKIEQSAGMPEMWLDGNHSEPAPAANPQPLNTQTTSSDTMQISPIPEILADIKAGKMVIITDAEDRENEGDLVMAAQFVTPQAINFMIKHARGLVCLPMNDAMVDRLNLPQMTQKNGAQYGTNFTVSIEAAHGISTGISAADRALTIQTAVSPNVKPEDIVQPGHIFPLRSQKGGVLVRAGHTEAAVDLAEMNGLSPAGVICEILNDDGTMARMPELLKFAEEHNLKIGTIADLIEYRSRTESLLEEMGDTTVHTPWGTFQQHVYVDKLSGETHLALVKGELSPETETLVRVHEPFSVMDFLQADPNHSWPLPKALEHIQNAPSGVIILLHRTEDGDALLDRTLPKNTFQVKKWDRKTYGIGAQILVGLNVKKMRVMGKPSSMNGLTGFGLEVTGFKAAP, via the coding sequence ATGAATCTCGCCGACTTACGCCGCAAAAACCTGCGTTTATGGATAGACCGCCTGCATCAAGGGCGGCAATCTCTTTTCGCTGCTGAAACCGGCATAAATCAAGGCGAACTTTCTACACTCTTGAAAAACAAGCCTTTCGGTGAACGAAAAGCCCGAAAAATCGAACAATCTGCCGGCATGCCCGAGATGTGGCTCGACGGTAACCATTCCGAGCCTGCTCCGGCTGCAAATCCGCAACCTCTCAACACTCAAACAACAAGCTCCGATACTATGCAAATTTCCCCGATTCCCGAAATTCTGGCCGACATCAAGGCCGGGAAAATGGTCATCATCACCGATGCGGAAGACCGTGAAAACGAAGGCGACCTCGTTATGGCCGCCCAATTCGTTACCCCCCAAGCCATCAACTTCATGATCAAACATGCCCGCGGCTTGGTGTGCCTGCCGATGAACGATGCCATGGTCGACCGCCTCAACCTACCGCAAATGACCCAAAAAAACGGCGCACAATACGGTACCAACTTTACCGTTTCCATCGAAGCGGCACACGGCATTTCCACAGGCATCTCGGCTGCCGACCGCGCGCTTACCATTCAAACCGCCGTATCGCCGAACGTCAAACCCGAAGACATCGTACAACCCGGCCATATCTTCCCGTTGCGCTCCCAAAAAGGCGGTGTATTGGTGCGTGCCGGCCATACCGAAGCAGCTGTTGATTTAGCCGAAATGAACGGCCTTTCTCCTGCCGGCGTTATCTGCGAAATCCTCAACGACGACGGCACCATGGCGCGTATGCCCGAGTTACTGAAGTTCGCCGAAGAACACAACCTCAAAATCGGCACCATCGCCGACCTAATCGAATACCGCAGCCGCACCGAAAGCCTGCTTGAAGAAATGGGCGATACCACCGTGCACACGCCATGGGGCACTTTCCAGCAGCATGTTTACGTGGACAAACTCTCCGGAGAAACCCATTTGGCTTTAGTGAAAGGCGAGCTCTCGCCCGAAACGGAAACACTTGTGCGCGTGCACGAACCTTTCAGCGTGATGGATTTCCTGCAAGCCGATCCCAATCATTCATGGCCGCTGCCCAAAGCGCTCGAGCATATCCAAAACGCGCCCAGCGGCGTGATTATCCTGCTGCACCGCACAGAAGACGGTGATGCCTTACTCGACCGCACGCTGCCGAAAAACACTTTCCAAGTCAAAAAATGGGACAGAAAAACCTACGGCATCGGTGCCCAAATTCTTGTGGGCTTAAACGTAAAAAAAATGCGCGTGATGGGCAAACCCTCTTCTATGAACGGCCTGACCGGCTTCGGTTTGGAAGTAACCGGCTTTAAAGCAGCGCCTTAA
- a CDS encoding MFS transporter, whose product MIKDNLNFAVSRRFAPLFGTQFLGAFNDNLFKTALFVSISFYGLGDNAWLPPSQMLNLGALLFILPYFLFSSISGELSTKFDKAKLANIIKILEILIMLAAGYGFLIQSAPLLLACLFLMGAQSTLFGPLKYAILPDYLNDKELIMGNSLIESGTFLAILFGQILGTFVAGLNHYVVAALVVLTALIGFITSAFMPSVAAKQPDVRIDPNIARSTWSLLKATFAQRELYTAIIGISWFWLIGAVYTTQLPTFTKIHLGGNDNVFNLMLALFSIGIAAGSVLCAKLSHERLRLGLVAVGTLGLTLSGVLLVWLTYGTRYVELNGVWHFLSQSRSFPIMACMITIGFFGGFFSVPLYTWLQTASSDNFRAHAVAANNIVNGLFMVAAALASALLLFLFESISLLYCLAALGNLGMLYYLVKLEPEIGKDLKSYLGMK is encoded by the coding sequence ATGATCAAAGACAATCTTAATTTCGCTGTCAGCCGCCGTTTTGCGCCGCTTTTCGGCACCCAATTTCTCGGCGCATTCAATGATAATTTGTTTAAAACTGCGCTGTTTGTATCTATTAGCTTTTACGGTTTGGGCGATAATGCTTGGCTGCCGCCCAGCCAAATGCTCAATTTGGGGGCGTTGCTGTTTATTTTGCCCTATTTTCTGTTTTCGTCGATTTCCGGCGAGCTGAGCACTAAATTCGACAAAGCGAAACTTGCCAACATCATCAAAATATTGGAAATCCTGATAATGTTGGCGGCTGGTTACGGCTTTTTGATTCAGTCCGCCCCTTTGTTGTTGGCTTGCCTGTTTTTGATGGGGGCGCAATCCACTCTCTTCGGACCGCTGAAATATGCCATTTTGCCCGATTATCTGAACGATAAAGAGCTGATTATGGGCAACAGTTTGATTGAGTCGGGCACATTTTTGGCGATTTTGTTCGGTCAGATTTTGGGCACGTTTGTCGCCGGCTTAAATCATTATGTGGTAGCGGCTTTGGTTGTTTTAACCGCATTGATAGGGTTTATAACCAGCGCATTTATGCCGTCGGTGGCAGCCAAGCAGCCTGATGTGCGGATTGATCCGAATATCGCACGCAGCACTTGGAGCCTGCTGAAAGCCACATTCGCCCAGCGAGAACTTTATACCGCGATTATCGGCATTTCGTGGTTTTGGCTGATTGGTGCGGTTTATACCACCCAATTGCCCACCTTTACCAAAATCCATTTGGGCGGTAACGACAATGTGTTCAACCTGATGCTGGCCTTGTTTTCCATCGGCATTGCCGCAGGTTCGGTTTTGTGTGCCAAACTCAGCCACGAACGGCTCCGTTTAGGCTTGGTTGCCGTCGGCACTTTGGGCTTGACTTTGTCCGGCGTTTTATTGGTGTGGCTCACATACGGCACGCGTTATGTCGAGTTGAACGGCGTGTGGCATTTTCTTTCACAGTCGCGCTCTTTTCCGATTATGGCCTGCATGATTACCATCGGATTTTTCGGCGGCTTTTTCTCTGTGCCGCTTTATACTTGGCTGCAAACTGCCAGCAGCGACAATTTCCGCGCCCACGCTGTTGCCGCCAACAATATCGTGAACGGTTTGTTTATGGTTGCCGCCGCACTGGCCAGCGCCTTGCTTTTGTTTTTGTTCGAAAGCATCAGTCTGCTTTACTGTTTGGCAGCATTGGGCAACCTCGGTATGCTTTACTATCTTGTGAAACTGGAGCCGGAAATAGGGAAGGATTTGAAATCTTATTTGGGCATGAAATAA
- the ccoS gene encoding cbb3-type cytochrome oxidase assembly protein CcoS: protein MESIYILIPLSIILAFLIGYFFWWSGKNGQFDDLEGPAHRIIMDDDEYHPETSEAKPTDSAAEEKYDQRQS from the coding sequence ATGGAAAGCATTTATATTCTGATACCGTTGAGTATCATCTTGGCATTTTTAATCGGCTATTTTTTCTGGTGGTCAGGCAAAAACGGGCAGTTTGACGATTTGGAAGGCCCGGCGCACCGGATTATTATGGATGACGACGAATACCATCCGGAAACGTCTGAAGCCAAGCCGACTGATTCTGCGGCGGAAGAGAAGTATGATCAAAGACAATCTTAA
- a CDS encoding HLGFF motif protein, with protein sequence MHYFSIHNQAGEHLGFFIMLPDDESEKPQSGRFIVKLQSETQPQDRLAVSELEVFGDLTQPFCWRVEKDQVNLYKASEKVGSLRNEFLKIGTQSLILGDMTGMM encoded by the coding sequence ATGCATTATTTCAGTATCCATAACCAAGCGGGCGAGCACTTGGGCTTTTTTATTATGCTGCCCGATGATGAAAGCGAAAAACCGCAAAGCGGGCGTTTTATTGTGAAGCTGCAAAGTGAAACGCAGCCGCAAGACCGGCTTGCCGTGAGTGAGCTGGAAGTGTTTGGCGACTTAACCCAGCCGTTTTGCTGGCGGGTGGAAAAAGATCAGGTCAACCTTTATAAAGCATCGGAAAAAGTCGGCAGTTTGCGCAATGAGTTTTTGAAAATCGGCACGCAATCGTTGATATTGGGCGATATGACAGGAATGATGTAA
- a CDS encoding WG repeat-containing protein: protein MKKTLALLIPLLLAACTTERRPQTFTSNTPVKKAEKSQDQYFVFPKSRHPECVFDAEIKLGLVDAQGNWTAQPEFSFIKKVSDLIPDHLINGAQAHDLFIATKTPLSYKKKHYEKGSKHCLDPKTLLFGKTLDNLSYGLINHKGKWLLAPSTFNINSITDSTALLTTLNRHFPGRFKLSGLEEGRIKAIREKLLSQSDNASKSEIRDFEILQEHNLIRVSIVNKTASDYSHSFGLADFNGNWILSPQETKQRGYVDISSHHPFNDTNRWITYSKRNHNQICSGFLDNQGKELSEARFIQSVYWDSVTNHKYPFVHMTSCDGKKHGLINQQKQWVFTMPPQYAHLRITDLVSESSFLVVGKNGLHGIMNLKGELEIPVRFTWLAPFDARGYAQAHSEDGTKGFIDRKGNWVFQTENTQQHADLLPNSDIVEINQYSEKEGRHIYSYKNLQGRSIPEPFIDKGIQLVYGFDEKGYGFARKILSNKKQMLNHEGFVNAKGEWLIQPEFAFTRAAISSYPHDESESIQYNQELMLNQPASKYSTSFPLAKFIEPHGLIVASHRDKQNKKGVLNRQGKWVLEPEFNEIYLSEDEPFIVVKNARGWSAYDFNGKQIILP, encoded by the coding sequence ATGAAAAAAACTTTAGCCCTCCTTATCCCGCTTTTGCTCGCAGCCTGCACGACAGAGCGCCGGCCGCAAACATTCACTTCAAACACACCCGTTAAAAAAGCGGAAAAATCACAAGATCAATATTTTGTTTTTCCCAAAAGCCGGCATCCCGAATGCGTGTTTGACGCAGAAATCAAGCTCGGCCTGGTGGATGCACAAGGCAACTGGACCGCCCAACCGGAATTCAGTTTTATTAAAAAAGTCAGTGATTTAATCCCCGATCATTTGATCAATGGCGCACAAGCCCACGACCTGTTCATTGCCACCAAAACCCCATTGTCTTACAAGAAAAAACATTATGAAAAAGGCAGCAAACACTGCCTCGATCCCAAAACCCTGTTATTCGGCAAAACACTCGACAATCTCAGCTACGGCCTTATCAACCACAAAGGCAAATGGCTGCTTGCGCCTTCAACATTCAACATTAATTCCATAACAGACAGTACCGCCCTACTGACAACCCTGAACCGGCATTTTCCGGGCCGATTCAAACTGAGCGGACTGGAAGAAGGCAGAATCAAAGCCATCCGAGAAAAGCTGCTCAGCCAATCGGATAACGCTTCTAAAAGCGAAATCAGGGATTTCGAAATATTGCAAGAACACAACCTGATCAGGGTATCCATCGTCAATAAAACCGCTTCCGATTATTCACATTCCTTCGGTTTGGCGGATTTCAACGGCAACTGGATTCTTTCTCCTCAGGAAACCAAACAACGCGGCTATGTGGATATTTCATCCCATCATCCGTTCAATGACACAAACAGATGGATCACATACAGCAAACGAAACCACAATCAAATATGTTCGGGCTTTTTAGATAATCAAGGCAAAGAGCTTAGCGAAGCGCGATTCATACAAAGCGTGTATTGGGATTCGGTAACAAACCACAAATATCCGTTTGTCCATATGACAAGCTGCGACGGAAAAAAGCACGGTCTGATTAACCAGCAAAAACAATGGGTATTCACTATGCCGCCCCAATACGCGCATTTGCGTATCACCGACTTAGTAAGTGAATCGTCTTTCCTTGTTGTCGGGAAAAACGGTCTGCACGGCATAATGAATTTAAAAGGCGAACTGGAAATTCCCGTCCGCTTTACCTGGCTGGCTCCATTTGATGCCCGAGGCTATGCTCAGGCTCATTCCGAAGACGGCACCAAAGGCTTTATCGACCGCAAAGGCAATTGGGTATTCCAAACAGAAAATACCCAACAACACGCAGACTTACTCCCCAACAGTGATATTGTAGAAATCAATCAGTATTCGGAAAAAGAGGGGCGCCACATCTATAGCTATAAAAATCTGCAAGGCCGGTCAATCCCCGAGCCTTTTATCGACAAAGGCATACAATTGGTATACGGTTTTGATGAAAAAGGTTATGGTTTTGCAAGGAAAATTTTATCAAATAAAAAACAGATGCTTAATCATGAAGGATTTGTTAACGCCAAAGGCGAATGGCTGATTCAGCCGGAATTCGCTTTTACCCGGGCAGCAATTTCCAGCTACCCACACGATGAATCTGAATCCATTCAATATAATCAGGAGCTAATGCTGAACCAGCCGGCCAGTAAGTATTCCACATCTTTCCCCCTCGCAAAATTCATCGAACCGCACGGTTTGATTGTTGCCTCACACAGAGACAAACAAAACAAAAAAGGTGTGCTCAACCGGCAGGGCAAATGGGTACTAGAACCTGAATTCAATGAAATTTACCTCTCTGAAGATGAACCTTTCATTGTAGTAAAAAACGCCCGTGGCTGGAGCGCTTACGATTTCAATGGAAAACAAATCATCCTGCCGTAA